The following proteins are encoded in a genomic region of Thermodesulfobacteriota bacterium:
- the pfp gene encoding diphosphate--fructose-6-phosphate 1-phosphotransferase: MVQPKIKKGKKLAILVGGGPAPGINGVISAATIEAINQGIEVIGIRDGFRWISQGDTDHVEELTIGKTSRIHNTGGSRIGISRTNPFSVPNGLKNTIACLKKLQVKYLITIGGDGTLYLASRLAKELKGKIQIAHAPKTIDNNMPLPGYIPTFGFETARHIGTELVHHLMEDAKTTRRWYFVVTMGRKTGHLALGIGKASGATLTIIPEEFKKKKKISLHDIIKILEGAVIKRKLMGREDGVAILAEGITDRLDENELKNLTDLTMDEHGRIRLSEVDLGQVLKNETTKALKEKGVEARLVDTSIGYELRSAPPIPFDASYTRNLGYSTVKFLLGGGSGALISIQKGKKVPIPFEKVINPKTNSTDIRFVDVNTESFEVAQKYMIKLTKEDLEDKKELKNLASLTNMKPAQFKEYFSTI, from the coding sequence ATGGTTCAGCCAAAAATCAAAAAAGGCAAAAAGCTCGCAATTTTAGTCGGCGGAGGCCCGGCGCCAGGTATTAACGGTGTTATTAGCGCAGCCACTATAGAAGCTATAAACCAAGGGATAGAAGTAATTGGCATAAGAGACGGCTTTAGGTGGATAAGCCAAGGGGACACTGATCATGTAGAAGAGCTTACAATAGGCAAAACCTCTAGGATTCACAACACCGGCGGCTCAAGAATAGGTATATCTAGAACAAACCCATTTTCAGTTCCAAACGGCTTAAAAAATACAATTGCATGCTTAAAGAAGTTGCAGGTTAAGTATCTGATCACTATTGGCGGGGATGGAACCCTTTATCTCGCAAGCAGGCTCGCAAAGGAATTAAAAGGGAAAATACAGATTGCACATGCACCTAAAACTATAGACAACAATATGCCGCTTCCGGGCTACATACCTACCTTTGGATTTGAGACCGCACGGCATATCGGAACAGAACTGGTACACCATCTCATGGAAGATGCCAAGACAACCAGAAGATGGTATTTCGTAGTAACTATGGGCAGAAAGACAGGTCATCTTGCTCTTGGCATAGGAAAAGCATCTGGAGCAACTCTAACTATAATCCCGGAGGAATTTAAAAAGAAGAAGAAAATATCTCTTCACGATATTATCAAAATTCTTGAGGGAGCGGTTATAAAAAGAAAGCTAATGGGCAGGGAGGACGGAGTAGCTATATTGGCAGAGGGCATAACAGACAGACTGGATGAGAATGAGCTTAAAAACCTAACTGACCTAACTATGGACGAGCATGGGAGAATAAGGCTCTCTGAAGTAGATCTCGGACAAGTGCTCAAGAATGAGACCACAAAAGCGCTTAAAGAAAAGGGTGTTGAGGCAAGACTAGTAGATACAAGCATCGGCTATGAGCTAAGATCGGCTCCTCCAATACCTTTTGATGCAAGTTATACAAGAAACCTTGGATACAGCACAGTGAAGTTTCTCCTTGGAGGGGGCTCTGGCGCACTTATCAGTATTCAAAAAGGCAAAAAGGTTCCAATCCCATTTGAGAAAGTCATAAATCCGAAAACTAACAGCACAGACATAAGGTTTGTAGATGTTAACACTGAATCCTTTGAAGTTGCACAAAAGTATATGATCAAGCTGACAAAAGAAGATCTTGAAGATAAAAAAGAGCTTAAAAACTTAGCTTCTTTGACTAATATGAAGCCAGCTCAGTTTAAAGAGTATTTTAGTACCATATGA
- a CDS encoding SDR family oxidoreductase, producing the protein MANQDGVLKGQRALITGASSGIGKAIAVAMAKAGASVVINFRAGGDKAREVVKEIEDAGGTAIALQADVSSEYEVQEMFAQMIKHFGSIDILVNNAGVQKDVPFHEMTLEQWNAAIAVDLTGQFICSREAVREFLKRGMVAELSCALGKIICISSVHDAIPWAGHVNYAAAKGGVKMFMKSIAQELAPQKIRVNAVSPGAIKTDINKSVWDTPEGMEGLLKLVPFGRIGEVEDVAKACVWLASDESDYITGDVLYVDGGMMLYPEFRTGG; encoded by the coding sequence ATGGCTAATCAAGACGGAGTTCTGAAAGGTCAAAGAGCGCTTATAACGGGTGCCAGCAGCGGTATAGGTAAAGCAATTGCCGTCGCTATGGCTAAGGCCGGGGCGAGTGTTGTAATTAATTTTAGAGCCGGCGGTGATAAAGCCCGTGAGGTGGTTAAAGAGATCGAAGATGCAGGCGGAACGGCAATTGCGCTTCAGGCAGACGTTAGCAGCGAGTATGAAGTGCAGGAGATGTTCGCTCAAATGATAAAGCACTTTGGCAGCATCGACATTCTTGTAAATAATGCAGGTGTGCAAAAAGATGTCCCTTTTCATGAGATGACTCTTGAGCAGTGGAACGCTGCAATTGCAGTTGATCTTACTGGGCAGTTTATCTGTTCAAGAGAAGCGGTCAGAGAATTTCTAAAGCGTGGCATGGTTGCAGAGCTGTCTTGTGCATTGGGCAAGATTATCTGCATATCCTCTGTGCATGACGCTATCCCGTGGGCAGGACATGTTAACTATGCGGCTGCAAAGGGTGGGGTGAAAATGTTTATGAAAAGTATCGCTCAAGAGCTTGCACCTCAGAAAATAAGAGTTAACGCTGTTTCTCCCGGCGCTATCAAAACAGATATAAATAAATCAGTCTGGGATACACCAGAAGGGATGGAGGGGCTTTTAAAACTTGTTCCATTTGGAAGAATAGGGGAGGTAGAGGACGTAGCTAAAGCCTGTGTTTGGCTTGCCTCTGATGAGTCAGATTATATTACGGGTGATGTGCTTTATGTGGACGGAGGCATGATGCTCTACCCTGAATTCAGAACCGGTGGCTAA
- a CDS encoding LysM peptidoglycan-binding domain-containing protein codes for MPGIYTGDDSDIKMVDGDSDYYNKNYRAQENIKPSFFFLNPHIQAWKTYYAFEEIFISLPDVAPEDEKEIPVVLNERVMHYMNYFQNRGRRSFSIWLARSGKYIPNMRKILQERGMPTDLVYLSMIESGFNVKARSHAAAVGPWQFIKPTAKRYGLRVDSWVDERMDPKKSTEAAANYLSDLYAMFQNWELAAAGYNCGEDRVQNAIDKYQINDFWQISEFTLPRETKNYVPKLMAALIIAKDPAKYGFVGIKYHEPVPYETVRVAPQKKLSDIARVLGVSSTKLVELNPSLIHKATPPGGPYPIHVPVGYASIANQKSQQIASLTNVNPNIAKRSGTFRYKVRRGDTLGGIARKYRTSVSKIKRTNGLKSNTIRVGQRLKIPGKSAPAYRASSKNKLHTAKYKVKRGDTIGAIAARHRVSSSDIRRANNIKGSLIRTGDVLTIPGASGRYYGDDTSAKKTTRTVKYKVKSGDTLGGIAGRHRVSVSTIRRANGIKGSNIRAGQTLKIPQITSTTYASSGSKSKGTKTKSNGSYKYRVKSGDTLGGIAQKHGVRLSSLKSANNIKGSNIRKGQLLTIPGSNGSYSKSSSSSSKPSKYKVRSGDTLGGIAEKHRVKLASLKSANNIKGSSIRTGQVLVIPNGNYSAKSSSGSGPMSYKVKSGDTLWEIANKHNTTVAKIKKWNNLKSNSLTPGKKLTIYK; via the coding sequence ATGCCGGGAATCTACACCGGTGACGACTCCGACATAAAAATGGTTGACGGGGACAGTGACTATTATAATAAAAACTACAGGGCTCAGGAAAACATTAAGCCCAGCTTCTTTTTCTTAAATCCTCATATCCAAGCCTGGAAAACCTATTATGCATTTGAGGAAATTTTTATTTCATTGCCTGATGTAGCCCCGGAGGATGAGAAGGAAATACCCGTAGTGCTAAATGAGCGGGTTATGCACTACATGAACTATTTCCAAAACCGTGGACGAAGATCATTTAGCATATGGCTTGCCAGATCAGGGAAATACATCCCCAACATGAGGAAAATTCTCCAAGAAAGGGGAATGCCCACCGATTTAGTCTATCTTTCAATGATAGAGAGCGGATTTAATGTAAAGGCAAGATCACATGCTGCAGCGGTTGGACCATGGCAGTTTATCAAACCCACAGCCAAAAGATACGGCCTAAGGGTTGATTCCTGGGTGGACGAGCGCATGGATCCTAAGAAATCCACAGAGGCAGCGGCCAACTACTTAAGCGATCTCTACGCGATGTTCCAAAACTGGGAACTTGCTGCGGCGGGTTATAACTGCGGTGAAGACAGGGTTCAAAATGCAATAGATAAATATCAGATAAATGATTTCTGGCAGATTTCAGAGTTTACTCTTCCAAGAGAAACAAAAAACTATGTCCCTAAGCTAATGGCAGCACTAATAATAGCCAAGGATCCTGCGAAATACGGCTTTGTAGGTATCAAATATCATGAGCCTGTACCTTATGAGACTGTAAGAGTTGCCCCTCAGAAAAAGCTCAGTGATATTGCAAGAGTTTTAGGAGTGAGCTCAACTAAACTTGTAGAGCTAAACCCATCTCTGATACACAAAGCAACACCTCCTGGTGGCCCATATCCTATACATGTTCCAGTGGGATATGCCTCTATAGCTAATCAAAAGAGCCAGCAAATTGCGTCACTGACAAATGTTAATCCAAACATTGCCAAGAGAAGCGGCACTTTTAGGTACAAAGTGAGGCGCGGAGACACACTTGGCGGAATAGCCAGAAAATACAGAACCAGCGTCTCTAAGATAAAAAGGACTAACGGGCTTAAGAGCAACACAATCAGGGTTGGACAAAGGTTAAAAATTCCTGGGAAATCGGCGCCCGCATATAGAGCATCATCTAAGAACAAACTGCATACTGCTAAATATAAAGTTAAAAGAGGCGACACCATTGGAGCTATCGCTGCAAGGCATAGAGTTAGCTCATCAGATATAAGACGCGCAAACAATATTAAAGGCTCACTAATTAGAACTGGAGATGTATTAACAATTCCAGGGGCTTCAGGACGCTACTACGGCGACGATACAAGCGCTAAGAAAACTACCAGGACAGTAAAATATAAAGTTAAATCTGGCGACACACTTGGTGGAATCGCAGGTAGGCACAGAGTTAGCGTATCTACAATTAGAAGAGCAAACGGAATTAAGGGATCAAATATAAGAGCAGGACAGACGCTTAAAATCCCACAAATCACAAGTACAACATATGCAAGCTCTGGAAGTAAATCTAAGGGCACGAAAACGAAAAGCAACGGCAGCTATAAATATAGGGTGAAATCCGGCGACACACTTGGCGGAATAGCTCAGAAGCACGGTGTTAGACTTTCATCACTTAAGAGCGCAAATAACATTAAGGGCTCTAACATTAGAAAAGGCCAGCTGCTAACGATACCAGGATCAAACGGCTCTTACTCAAAATCGAGCTCTTCAAGTTCAAAGCCTAGTAAATACAAAGTTAGATCAGGTGATACACTGGGCGGCATCGCCGAGAAGCACAGAGTAAAACTAGCATCACTTAAGAGTGCAAATAATATAAAGGGCTCATCTATAAGAACTGGCCAGGTACTTGTAATACCCAACGGCAACTATAGCGCTAAGAGCTCATCAGGTAGTGGCCCGATGAGCTACAAAGTTAAATCAGGTGATACCCTCTGGGAAATAGCGAACAAGCACAACACAACTGTTGCAAAGATTAAAAAGTGGAATAATTTAAAATCTAACAGCTTAACTCCAGGTAAAAAGCTGACCATTTATAAGTAA
- a CDS encoding N-glycosylase/DNA lyase, with translation MDNILINLKNSYAEKRPAIIERLGEFKKIISHADDYKIFEELAFCICTAGASAKMGLNSVDAMRNILPSASLKRLQKKLDGVHRFPNARPRYIVHTREYLKNEHDFKLKELILSFNNPLELRDFFAKNKDIKGIGYKESSHFLRNIGFSGYAILDKHILNTLYELRVIKDPKPPTTRDKYLEIENRLKKFADRVNIDFDELDLLLWSEKTGQILK, from the coding sequence ATGGATAATATTTTAATTAACCTAAAAAATTCCTATGCCGAAAAAAGACCTGCAATTATAGAGCGTCTGGGGGAATTTAAAAAAATTATTTCCCACGCTGACGATTACAAAATCTTTGAAGAGCTCGCATTTTGTATTTGCACCGCTGGGGCCAGTGCAAAGATGGGTCTTAATTCGGTAGATGCGATGAGGAATATCCTGCCAAGTGCCAGTCTAAAAAGACTTCAGAAAAAATTAGACGGAGTTCACAGGTTTCCAAACGCCAGGCCTCGCTATATTGTGCATACAAGAGAGTATCTAAAAAATGAGCACGACTTTAAATTAAAAGAACTTATTCTATCTTTTAACAACCCTTTAGAACTAAGAGACTTTTTTGCAAAGAACAAAGACATAAAGGGAATCGGATATAAGGAATCAAGCCACTTCTTAAGAAACATAGGTTTTTCAGGTTACGCAATATTAGACAAGCATATACTCAATACTCTTTATGAATTGAGAGTTATTAAAGATCCAAAACCACCCACTACCAGAGACAAGTATTTAGAAATTGAAAACAGGCTCAAAAAATTTGCAGACAGGGTCAATATAGACTTTGATGAGCTGGATCTGCTTTTATGGAGCGAGAAAACTGGTCAAATTTTAAAGTAA
- a CDS encoding rhomboid family intramembrane serine protease: MSKQSSGFKLSSIPIVNLTLISLNIVIFIHELSLGENLNTFIQEYALIPAVVFSLSAEIGITERLFPLVSSIFIHGDWVHLIGNLIFLYIFGSRVEIKMGHLKYLVFYILCGFAAGLFHVLTNLGSIVPLLGASGAISGVLGAYITFFPISEFRNPVPILFLRNIRFIPAAAIIFLWLVIQFLNGIETIGQSANSGGIAFWAHIGGFVAGLILARFFHKDNMDRYDFNQRRKRDYH, from the coding sequence ATGTCGAAACAAAGCTCAGGGTTTAAGCTCTCTTCAATACCAATAGTTAATCTGACGCTCATATCCTTAAATATAGTCATATTCATTCACGAACTCTCGCTCGGTGAGAACTTAAACACATTTATTCAAGAATATGCCCTTATACCAGCTGTAGTGTTTTCGCTGTCAGCAGAAATAGGAATAACTGAGAGGCTGTTTCCACTTGTGTCATCTATTTTTATTCATGGAGACTGGGTCCATCTGATCGGCAATCTGATATTCCTATATATTTTCGGAAGCAGAGTGGAAATTAAGATGGGACATTTGAAGTATCTGGTCTTTTACATTCTTTGCGGATTCGCAGCTGGACTGTTTCATGTGCTGACAAACCTTGGATCAATAGTGCCTTTACTTGGAGCAAGCGGCGCGATCTCTGGTGTGCTGGGAGCCTATATCACCTTTTTCCCAATATCTGAGTTTAGAAACCCTGTTCCAATTTTGTTTTTAAGAAATATAAGATTTATCCCGGCAGCGGCAATTATATTTTTATGGTTGGTTATTCAGTTCTTAAATGGCATTGAAACCATAGGGCAATCAGCCAACAGCGGAGGAATTGCATTTTGGGCCCACATAGGCGGATTTGTTGCAGGCCTGATTCTGGCACGTTTCTTTCATAAAGATAATATGGATAGGTATGATTTTAATCAAAGACGAAAACGTGACTATCATTAA